The Hydrogenothermus marinus DNA segment AGGATTTTGTAGAGAAAGTAAAACAAATTACAGATGGAAAATTATGTGATATTGTTGTTGATCATATAGGAGAAGCTACTTTTAATAAATCTATACAGATAGCAAAAAAAGGTGGAAAAGTTATTACCTTTGGAACAACAACAGGAGCAGAGCCAACAATAAATTTAAGAACTATTTTCGGTAAAAACTTAGATATATCTGGAGTTTATATGGGAACTAAAGGAGAAGTTGCCAATTATTTAAAATTTTTTAAAGAAGGGAAATTAAAACCAGTAATAGATTCTGTATTTGATTTTAAAGATGTTAAAAAAGCTTATGAAAAATTATTAAGTAGACAATTTTTTGGGAAAATAGTTGTTAAGGTTAATTAATGGATTTAGCTATTGAAGTAAAAAATCTTACAGTTAAATATGGAGAAAAAGTTGTTTTGCAAGATATAAATTTGAAAATTAAAAAAGGAGAAATTGTTGCTATTGTTGGTCCAAATGGTAGTGGGAAAACAACTCTTTTAAAGACTATACTTGGATTTATAAAGCCTGTAATTGGAGAAGTAAAAATACTTGGAATGCCAAACAAAAAGGCAGTTAAAACAGGCAAAATAGGATATCTACCTCAAAAATCACCAGTAAAAAACTCTTTTCTATCTGCTTTAGATGTTGTTTTATTTGGGCTTATAAACTCTAAACTTTCAAAAAAAGAGAAAATAGAGAAAGCTTTAGAAACTTTAAAATTAGTTGGAATGGAAGATTTTGCAAATTATCCATATAGTAGTTTATCAGGTGGACAACAACAAAGGGTTTCTATTGGAAGAGTTATAATATCAAATCCTGAAATAGTTTTTTTAGATGAACCTTCTACTGGAATAGATGTTGTAGCTCAAGAAAGTTTTTATGATTTTATGAAAAAGTTAAGAGATGAAAAAGGAATGACTATAGTTATGGTTTCTCACGATATAGGGGTAATAGGAAGTTTTGTTGATAAGGTGGTAGGTCTTAATAGGTATCTTCATTATTTAGGGGATATTAAAGGATTTTTAAATAAAGATGTTTTAGCAAAGCTTTATGGTTCAGAAGTTAAATTGCTTATTCATTCTCCAGAATGTATTACTTGTGATAAGATACAAATATAATTAATCTGTGTAATCATGGATAAAGACCAGCAAGAAATAGAGCTTAAAAAGTTAGAGATAGAAAAAGCTAAAGTTTTAGAAGGCCAGTTTAGAGTTGGTAGTTATGAATAGTTCAAATATTAGGAATAATGCTTGGTTTAATTATATTAATAGGATTTGGCTATATGGCTTGGATAAGCTATAAAACAGATAAAGAAATGGAAAGTAAAAAATAAGAGACTTTAATGATTGAAATTTTACAAATTCCTTTTATGCAAAATGCTTTAATAGGTGGAATTATATTAGCTATACTTCTTTCAGTAATTTCTTTATTTATAAATGCTAAAAACTGGTCTTTTATATCTGTTGGTATATCTCATGCAACCTTTGGTGGCCTTGCAATAGGTTTTTATTTAGGTATAAACCCTACTTTAGTTGGTGGTTTGTTTGCTGTTATTGTAGGTCTTTTAATTGGGTATATTAGTAAGCATGGTAAAATTCATGAAGATATATCCATAGGAATTCTTTTCTCTTTCTCTATGGCTTTTGGTGTTTTAATAATGTCTAAATCTCCTAATTACAATACTGATTTATTTACATTTTTATTTGGAAATATTTTAACTATTACAGATTTAGATATTAAGATTTTAATAGGTTTTACTATTTTTTCTCTTGGATTTATTTATATTTTTTTTCAGAAAATATTATATTGCTGTTTTGATGAAGATGTAGCTTATACTTCAGGTATAAATACTTCCTTTTTTTATTATAGTCTTATAACTATTATATCTATAGCTACTGTTTTATCTGTAAAGCTTGTTGGTGTTATACTTGCATCTGCTATGATGATACTTCCTGCAACTTTTGCTAATCAGTTTTTTTGGCATTATAAAAAGATTTTATTTTTTTCTATATTATTTAGCGTTTTTATTGTTGTGATTGGGATTTTTATATCCTATTATTTTGACTTTCCTGCAGGTACATTTATTGTATTTTTATACACTTTAATATTTGGAATAGTTATTTTAATCAAAAGGATTTTTAAATTCAGCTAAATTTTTATAGATTTTAAATACTTTTTCTCTTAGAGCATCTACATTATTTAGTTTTTCAAAGCACATAGAGATATTACATAGATATATAACTGTTTTATTTTCTGGTTTATATCCTAAATTCTTCAGAAGAATTTTATCATTTTTATCTACAAACTGAGTAAATACATAATAAGGAAAAACTTTAAATGATTTGTTTATGAATTTATCTTTATCTTTTTTTAATCCTATAATATGTATTACTGCAGGTTTATAAATAAAAATAAAATAAGCTAAAGCTGTATCTATACTTGCTCTTGCTGGTAGCTTTTTTGTTAACTGTTTTGCTTTTTGGAAATACTTTTCATCTCCGGTAAAAGCTGAAAGAATATAAAGCTGTTTTATAAGTCTAGAATTTACTGCAAAAATGTCATCTATAAATGAGATATTCTTAATATTTAAACCTATATCTTTTAAATCTGTATATATTCCAAGCTGTTTTGAGTAGTAATTTTTTAATATAATTTCTGCTAAAGCTTTAGCTTTTTCTAAATAATATTTATTTCCTGTTATTTGATATAGATTTAAAAGGGCTTCTAAAAAATAAACCTGAGTATTTAGATAATACTCATTTAGATCTTTAGAATGTATTATTCCTTTTTCTTTCCAAGCTTGATTTATTATATTTTTTGTAAGGTTTTCTGCAATTTTTAAATCTTCTTTAGAGTTATTATAAACATAAGAATATGCTAAAGCTGAAACCATTAAAGCATTATTGGCAAAATATATATCTTTTTCTATTCTTGGGCTATATCCTACTTTTTTTTCTATTTCTTCTCTTTCTTTTTTACTTTTTATAAAGTAGTCTTCTCCTGAAACTAAAAGAGTATCATTTTTATCAACTATATCTGCTCCTTGAGAATTATAGAAAAAGCCTGTTTTTTTATCATAAAGTTTATTTTTAGCAAATTTTAAAATTAGATTTGCAAATTTTAAATAATCTTTATTTTGAAATAATGAATATCCGTTAAAATACATTACTGAAAGCTCTGCTTGGTCTCTTAAAAGCTTTTCATAATGGAAATTTGTCCAGTATTCATTAGTGCTATATCTATAGCTTCCTCCTTCTATTTTATCTATTAGATTTGAGTATGCATAAAGGGTTTTTTCTGCAAGTTTTTTAGCATTATCATCAGAATAAAATATATAATAGAGCATTAAAAAATATGGAACCTGTCTTATTGGAAATTTTGGTGCTCCTAATAATCCTCCATACTTTTTGTCATATCTTAATTTTATATATCTATAAATTTTTTTTATATAAACTGGGCTTATCTGTTTTTCTTTTAAATTTTTTTGAAAAATTCTATATTTAAGTTCTTGATGGAATTTTACTCTTTCCACTTGACTTTCTATATCTTTTGGCGACATCTTTGCAAAATATAGTAAAAGCTTTTTCATATCTTCAGGTGCAACATATATAGCTCCAAATACTATATTGCCATTTTTATCAAGTATTAAAGTAGATGGAAGACCTCCTTGATTATATTTTTTATTTATATCTGGTCTTTTTTCTGCATCTACTCTAACAGGAATATAATATTTATTTATTAACTCAATAACTTCTTTATCTCTATATGTTGTATTTTCTATTACATTACACCAATGGCACCATTTTGCATAGATATCCATCAGAATAAGCTTGTTTTCTTTTTTTGCTTTTTTTAATCCTTCTTCAAAAGATAGCCACTTAATTTCTGATGCAAAAGAAATATTTATTATTAATAGAAAAAGAAGGAATCTTAACTTCATTTTATTTCCTTTGCTACTTTTTCAAAAATTTTATCTTGTAAATCAAACATTATTTTTGCATCTTCTTCTGATGTTTCATGGTCATATCCAAGAAGATG contains these protein-coding regions:
- a CDS encoding metal ABC transporter ATP-binding protein, with the protein product MDLAIEVKNLTVKYGEKVVLQDINLKIKKGEIVAIVGPNGSGKTTLLKTILGFIKPVIGEVKILGMPNKKAVKTGKIGYLPQKSPVKNSFLSALDVVLFGLINSKLSKKEKIEKALETLKLVGMEDFANYPYSSLSGGQQQRVSIGRVIISNPEIVFLDEPSTGIDVVAQESFYDFMKKLRDEKGMTIVMVSHDIGVIGSFVDKVVGLNRYLHYLGDIKGFLNKDVLAKLYGSEVKLLIHSPECITCDKIQI
- a CDS encoding metal ABC transporter permease — encoded protein: MIEILQIPFMQNALIGGIILAILLSVISLFINAKNWSFISVGISHATFGGLAIGFYLGINPTLVGGLFAVIVGLLIGYISKHGKIHEDISIGILFSFSMAFGVLIMSKSPNYNTDLFTFLFGNILTITDLDIKILIGFTIFSLGFIYIFFQKILYCCFDEDVAYTSGINTSFFYYSLITIISIATVLSVKLVGVILASAMMILPATFANQFFWHYKKILFFSILFSVFIVVIGIFISYYFDFPAGTFIVFLYTLIFGIVILIKRIFKFS
- a CDS encoding DUF255 domain-containing protein, translating into MKLRFLLFLLIINISFASEIKWLSFEEGLKKAKKENKLILMDIYAKWCHWCNVIENTTYRDKEVIELINKYYIPVRVDAEKRPDINKKYNQGGLPSTLILDKNGNIVFGAIYVAPEDMKKLLLYFAKMSPKDIESQVERVKFHQELKYRIFQKNLKEKQISPVYIKKIYRYIKLRYDKKYGGLLGAPKFPIRQVPYFLMLYYIFYSDDNAKKLAEKTLYAYSNLIDKIEGGSYRYSTNEYWTNFHYEKLLRDQAELSVMYFNGYSLFQNKDYLKFANLILKFAKNKLYDKKTGFFYNSQGADIVDKNDTLLVSGEDYFIKSKKEREEIEKKVGYSPRIEKDIYFANNALMVSALAYSYVYNNSKEDLKIAENLTKNIINQAWKEKGIIHSKDLNEYYLNTQVYFLEALLNLYQITGNKYYLEKAKALAEIILKNYYSKQLGIYTDLKDIGLNIKNISFIDDIFAVNSRLIKQLYILSAFTGDEKYFQKAKQLTKKLPARASIDTALAYFIFIYKPAVIHIIGLKKDKDKFINKSFKVFPYYVFTQFVDKNDKILLKNLGYKPENKTVIYLCNISMCFEKLNNVDALREKVFKIYKNLAEFKNPFD